GCGACGCCGCCACGCCAGCACGATCGTCCGGCCTGGCGCGGGCGACGCGATTTCCCGTACCGCGAGGCGTAGGCCCCGGGTCTCCGTGGCCACGGCGATCGCGGGGAGGAGCGTGACCCCGAGGCCCGACGCGACCATCTGCACGAGCGTGGGGAGGCTGGTGGCGCGGAAGTTCAGCTCGTCCAGGCGCGCCGACGAACAGAACGACAGCGCCTGATCGCGGAAGCAATGGCCGTCGTCGAGGAGGAGCACGCGCTCTCCCGCGAGCTCGTCGATCGACACCGGGCCCTTGGCGCGCGAGAGACGGTGCCCCCGGGGCGCCGCGAGCACGAACGGATCCACCGAGAGCTCCACGTGCTCGAGATCGCCCAGCTCGGCCTCGCGCGCGAGGATCGCGACGTCGAGCTCCCCGCGGCCGAGCGCCTCGACGATCGATCCGGTCTTCGCCTCGGTCCATAGAAGGGTGAGCTTGGGGAACGCCTTCCGGAGGCCGGGGACGATCTCGGGGAGGAGATATGGGCCCAAGGTCGGGATCACGCCGAACCGCAGCATGCCGGAGAGCGGATCGACGAAGCGCCTCGCGAGCTCGCCGACGTCCCGCGCCTCCACGAGCAGCCGGCGCGAGCGCTCCACTAGCGCCTCACCCGCCTGCGTGAGCAGCACGCCCGTCCGATCGCGCTCGAAGAGCTGCACGCCGAGCGCGCCCTCGAGCTCGGCCACCTGGGCGGAGAGCGAGGGCTGGGACACGTGGCAGGCCTCCGCCGCACGGCGGAAGCTGCGCTCGTCGGCGACGGCCACGGCGTACTGGAGCTGGCGGAGGGTGAAGGGGAGGTGCGTGAAGTCCATGGTCATAGTCTATAACTATCGAACCGATAGAATCCATGTTTTGGACGTATCAGCGCACCAAGGGCATCTTTCCGTTCGTACCGAGGCGATGCCTCCCCTACCCCAAGGAGACGAGAAGATGCTCACCGTTGGCGACAAGCTCCCCACGTTCGACCTGCAGGCCGTCGTCGGCCTCGAGAAGGGCCGCGAGTTCCAGGCCATCACCCACGAGAGCTTCGCGGGCAAGTGGAAGGTCCTCTTCCTCTGGCCCATGGACTTCACCTTCGTCTGCCCCACCGAGCTCGCGGAGTTCGGCAGGCGCAACCGCGACTTCGCGGATCGGGACGCGCAGGTTCTGGGCGCGAGCACCGACACCCACTACTCGCACCTCGCGTGGCGCAACAGCCACCCGGACCTGAAGGATCTGCCCTACCCCATGCTGGCCGACACCAAGCGCGAGCTCTCCACCGCGCTCGGCGTCCTCCACAAGCAGGACGGGGTCGCGCTTCGGGCCACGTTCATCGTCGATCCGGAGAACGTGATCCGGCACGTGAGCGTCAACGACCTCAACGTCGGCCGCAACGTGGAAGACGTGCTCCGCGTGCTCGACGCCCTCCAGACCGACGAGCTCTGCCCGTGCAACTGGACCAAGGGACAGGCCACGCTGGAGGTCGCGTGATGACGGGGATCGAGAGGCTACGAGACGCGATCCCCGACGTGGCCCGGGATATCCGCCTCAACCTCGAGGCGGTGCTCGGCGCCGGCAGCTCCCTCGGGCCGGCGCAGAAGTGGGGCGTCGCGCTCGCCTGCGCGGCGTCCACCCGGCAGCCGGCGCTGATCGAGGCGGTCCTCGAGGACGCGAAGCGGGAGTCCACGCCGGAGGTCGTCGACGACGCCCTCGCCGCGGCGGCGCTCATGGCGATGAACAACGTGTACTACCGCTTCCGTCACATGGTCGGTAAGCCGTCGTACACCGACAAGCCCGCACGCCTCCGGATGAACCGGCTCGGCAAGCCCGCGACGAACAAGGTCGACTTCGAGCTCTTCTGCCTCGCGGTCAGCGCCTTGAACGGCTGCGAGCTCTGCATCCAGTCGCACGAGAAGGTCGTGGTCGACGGCGGGCTCACGGAGGATCAGGTGAACGACGCCATCCGCCTGGCGGCGACGATTCAGGCAGCGGCGATCTCGCTCGAGCTGCCCAAGCCGTGACGAAGACGAGGCCCCGGCAGTGACGCGCGCTGCCGGGGCGGTTCCGTTCTCGAGGTGAGGTCGACGACACCGGTTACGCGAGATCGCCGCCGGCGATGGCCTATCGGCTCGTGGGACTGCCATGGAACACGTAGCCGTCGGAGCTCACCGCCACCACGGTAGAGCCGGATCCACTGACTCCGGTCAGGTAGTGACCTCGGGCATCGGGGACGTCGATGGCGTTCCAGACCTCGCCGTCGAAGTGGACGATCTGCCCCTCGGATCCGACCGCCCACACCGAGCGTCGCGAGCTGCCCCAGACGTCGTTGAACACCTCCTGGTCCATCGGTGTGGCCTGGAGGTGGCCCGGCTCGCCGGCGTGCAGCGCGCCGGAGCCGGCGGTCGCGAAGAAGCCCTCGCCGTCCGTCCAGACGTGCTCCATTCCGACACCGGCCTCGATTCGCTCCCAGGAGCTCCCTCGGAAGCGGTAGAGCCCGGTGGGCGAGCTTCCATAGAGTGTGCCGTCGGGGGCTCCCGCCAGGTCGACGAAAAAAAGGGCTCCGTCGGCGGAGCGCAGCACGTCCCAGCCCGTCTCCCCGCCCCGGACGAGGAGGCCGTCCCACAGCAAGGCATAGACGTCACCTCCCGCGATCGCGACGGCAGAAAAGAAGCTGCTGATCGGGCAAGGGAGCGTGTGTTCGGAAAAGGAGTGGCAGTCCTCGAACTCGTCGCTGCGCCACACAAGCTCGATGCCCGCGTCGGTCCGCTCCCAAACGAGGCCGACGTAGGGGGTGCCGCCCGCCACCGCGAATCGATCGCCCCCGACCCACCTCAGACTCGGGAAGTGGAAATCGGCGTCCAGGTCGTCGTCCTTCGTCCAGCGCTGGGTCGCGCCGCTCTCCAGGTCGACGAGCTCGAGACCATCGGACGCCGTCGCCAGGCCGAGGCAGGTCCCCGTGTCGTTGCACGCGACAGCGGAGAAATACGCGGCCCACTCTTCGCTCTGCCACACTATGTCGGTGGCGGTGGCGCCTCCACTCCCGCCATCCACCGTCGCGCCGCCCGCGCCGCCAGCTACCGTCCCGCCACCCGAGCCGCCAGCTACCGTCCCGCCACCCGCGCCGCCAACTACCGTCCCGCCGCCCGAGCCACCGTCCACCGTCGCGCCGCCCGAGCCGCCGTCCCCGGTCCCATTCGCCTGCGTCCCGCAGCCGAGCACCAGGAGCGCCGTTCCCAACATCGATCCGATCGCGATTCTCATGTTCGCCTCTCCTTTTCCCCCAGGACCAAGGATGCAAACAGGCGCTCCCGTAGAGAATCGGTATGATCCGGATCGCATTGTACGGAGAGCGCTGATGATGCTACCGGACCTGGAATCGATCCGTTGCTTCGAGGCGGCTGCCACGCACCTCAATTTTCGCAAGGCGGCTGCAACCGTCGCGCTCTCCCCCACCGCGTTCAGCGACAGGCTCCACGGACTCGAGGAGCTGCTCGGTGCGCCGCTCTTCGTCCGGACCACGCGCCGGGTGGCGCTCACCGATGCGGGGGAGAGGCTGCTCACGCACGCGCGGCGCCTGCTCGCCGATGCCGCGGCCTGCCACGCCGTGGCGCACGACGAGTCGGCGCCTCCCTTCGAGCTCACGATCGGGACGCGGTTCGAGCTGGGGCTCTCGTGGCTGACGCCGGCGCTGGAGACCCTGCGCCGCGCGCAGCCGTCGCGCACCATCCACCTGCGCTTCGGCGACGCGAACGATCTCCTTTCCCAGGTACGGGACGGCGTGCTCGACGCGTGCGTTACGTCCAGCCGCTTCTCGGGAAAAGCGTTCCGCTACGACCCGCTCCACCCCGAGCAATACATCTTCGTGGGCGCCGCGTCGGCGCTACGCGAGCGGGCTTTCCGAGGCCCTGCCGACGCCGCGCACCACACGCTCCTCGATCTCGCCGCCGACCTTCCCCTCTTTCGCTACCTCCAAGACGCCGCGGGGCCCGGCGTGCGATGGCCCTTCGCCCGCAACGAATATCTCGGCAGCATCGCCGCCGTGCGCTTCCGCGTTCTCGAGGGCGCCGGTGTCGCCGTGATGCCGCGGTATTTCATCCAGGACGACCTGGAGCGAGGCAGGTTGCGCCCGCTCCTCCCGACGCTGCCCCTGCAGGCCGACTCCTTCCGGTTGGTCTGGCGCAGCAGCCATGCCCGGGAAGACGACCTCTTCGCCTTGTCGGCGGAGCTCCGCGCGATCCCGCTGCGATAGCGGCGGGCGTCGAAGCAGGCCTTCTGCCGAATTTGCTCTGCTCGCGGTTTCAGGGGCGTGCGGAGTGGCGAGCTTCCGCGGTCGTCTTGAGGCGTGCGAGCCAATCGATCAGCGAGCGATCGAGTAAGGCCTGCATCTGTCCGGCCCCTGCTGCCTCGACGGCGGGACCGGCGAACGACTCGCGGGTTCTCACCACGACGCCGCCGGGGGTCTCACGGAACAGCCACTCGTGGATCCCCACGATGTCTCCGGCGGCGCCGCCCCAGACGATCCGCCGGGCGGGCTCCAGCGCGTAGATCGTCGACGTAATCTCCATCCCGTACGTGAGCCAGTGGAACGAAACGCCGGGCGCGAACGCGGATTCGAGCGTGGCCTCCGTGATGTCGCGCTGCCACGTCGGCCACGCCTCGACGTCGACGTGGAGTTGCCAGACCAGCGGGAGCGGTGCCGCGATCGTGACCTCGTGGTCGGCGATCACCGGCGCGCCATGGTCGATCTCGTTCGGAATGTTCTGGTGCATGATCGAATCTCCTCCTGACGAACGTTTCATGGATCTCACGCGAACGCGGCCGCGTAGTCGGCTGCAAAGGTCGAGAACGCACGGGACGGGTGGCCGGTCACGGCCTGAACCGTGGCGGTGACCTCCCTCGCCTCGTCGCGCCGGTAGTGGGCGTAGTCCTCGATCAGACCGTCGACCTGCCAGGGCGGAATCCCGGCGCCGGCCAGCGCTCCTCGCATCGCCTCGGACGGAACGTCGACGAACGTGATCGCGCGCCCGAGCGCGGTCGAGAGCTGAGCCGCGATCTCCGCGTGTGTCATCGCCTCGGGTCCGGTCAGCTGGTAGATCTTCCCTTCGTGGCCCGCGCCGGTGAGGACCTCGGCTGCCAACGCCGCGATGTCGCGCACGTCGATCAAGCTGATCCGCGCGTCCCCTGCGGCCGCGAAGAACCGACCCTCCGACGCGATCGATCGCCGAAAACCGAGGAGGCCCTGCATGAACAGGTTCGGCCGCAGGACCGTGAACGCCATCCCCGACGCCCGGAGCGCCGCCTCGACCGCCGCGTGGTAGCGGAGAAAGCGCACGGGGGACGCCGCGTCCGCGGCCCACTGCGAGAGCTTCACGACGTGGAGGACGCCGCTCCGCTTCGCGGCCTCGACGAACGCGAGCTGCCGCGCTTCGGCGCGCTCGGTCGACGGCGAGAGAAGGAAGGCGCGCTCGACCCCCCGGAGCGCGCGAGCCATCGACTCGGAGTCGTCGAAGTCGCCGCTCACGACCTCCACCCCAGGCAGCGACCTGAGGCTGCACGAGCCTTCGTCGCCGCGCACCATCGCCCGGAAGGGCACTCCTTTGCGAACCAGCGCCTTGGCGAGCTCGCTTCCCACATTGCCGGTCGCACCACTGATCAGGATCTTCATGGGCCATTCCTCCTGACCCGAGGATGCGTCTTGCACCGATGCAGGCAAACTCCTAACTTGGCAAAGAATGGTTGCAGGATTGCAAGACCTCGAATCCGGTCGCTGGGACGACGTTCGCGTCTTCCTCGCGGCATACCGGCACAAGAGCCTCGGTGCAGCCGCGGCGCGCGTCGGGGTCGATACCTCGACGATGAGCCGGCGTCTGACCGCGTTCGAGGACGCCATCGGGAAACGGCTCTTCGAGCGTTCGCGCAGCGGGCTCGTGCCGACCCGGGCCGCTGAGCTCGTCCTCGTCGCCGCCGAGGCGATGGAGTCGGCCTACGCGCGAATCGCGCGCGACGTCTCCGGCGTCACCGCCACCGCCGAGGGCGTCGTGCGCATCACGGCGGATCCGGGCGTCTCCGAGTTCTTCGTCGCGCCCGCCCTCGCCCGCCTACGGTCGCTCCATCCGAACATCGACGTCGAGCTCGACACGACGGTTCGCGCGCTCGACCTCACGCGGCAGGAGGCCGATCTGGCGCTGCGCTCGACCGAGCCTCGCGGCGCCGACCTCCTGATCACGAAGCTCGCGTCCGCGCGATGGGTGGTGGCGGCTGCGCCGGCGCTCGCGAAGACGCTCGGCACCGTCTCGTCGTGGTCGCCGCTCCCTTGGATCACGTGGGATCGCGACTTCTCGAGCTTCGCGCCCGCTCGATGGCTGGCGAAGATCGCACCTGACGCGAAGATCGCGCTTCGAACGAGCAACTTCTCCTCTCAGCTCACGGCAGCCGCGGCGGGGCTCGGCGTAGGCCTGTTTCCGGAGCCGTTCGTCCACGTGCGCGGACTCACGGTAGTGCGCCCGTCGCGAGGCCTCGCCTCCACGCTGAACGCCCTGCCGGAGGGCGGCGTCTGGCTCGTCGGACACCGCGCGCTGCGGGACGTGCCGCGCGTGGCAGCAGTTTGGGAGTTCTTGACGGAGGAGCTGCGGCGAGCGCTCCGCGCCTCCTAGCAGGTCGGCCTGCCCGCCCTCCTGGCGATCGACCACCCGCGCGGCACGGAAACCGTTGCGGATCCTTCGCGATCGCTTAGAACAAGGGGTGGCGACTTCGAGGGATCCCGAGAGCATGCCCTTCTTCTTGCGCACCTCGATCGGCTTCTACCTGCTGGCCACGGCGCTGGGGCTCGTGCTCCGGATCTTCTTCGTCGCCCCCTTCGGACACCTGGTCTTCGCCAACGCGCTCCACGCGCACTCGCACACGCTGTATTTCGGCTGGGGCGCGCTGGGCATCTTCGCGCTCGCGTTCCGTCGCCTGGGCGCGGAGGGCAGAGCGTCGAAGGCGGTCCTCGGCGCGATCGCCGCGATTGCGGCAGCGACCTTCGTGTCCTTCCTCCTGAGCGGTTACTCGCCGCCGTCCATCGCGATCTCCTCCCTCTCGCTGGGCGTGTGGGGGTGGGCTGCAGCGACGATCTGGCGCCGCTCGCGCGGCTCGACGGACCTCGACGTCTCCTTCCTCCGCGCCGGGATCGTCTACCTCGTCCTCGCGTCGCTCGGCGCCCTGACCCGCGTCGCACTGATCGCGCTCCAGGCTCCCACGTTCTACAAGTCGCTCGCCGTCTTCGCCTTCCTGCACGACTTCGCGTGGTTTTTCGTGCTCTCGGTCGTGGGCCTGCTGATCGAGAGGGCGCGCGCACACGGGCTCCATCTCGACGAGCGCCTCCTCCGCTGGCAGCTCCGTCTCTCGGTGCCGCTCGCCTGGCTCACGTTCCCGCTCGGTGTAGCGGGGGGCGCCAACGGGCTCCTGGGCACGATCGCCAGCGTGGCAGCGATCGCGCTCGTGGTCCCCGCCGGCCTCGGCGCGACGGCCCTCTGGCGCGCCGGCGCTTCGGCGCCCCGAGGAGGCTTGGGTGCGGCGTTCCGCTGGCTCGCGATCTGGCTCGCCCTCGAGGCGGTCCTCTCGGCAGCCGGCGGCCTCGGCCTCGCTGGGCTCGCGGTCCACTCGCGGCACCTGGCGATCCTCTACCTCCACGTGCTTCTGCTCGGCTTCGTCACCCTGGGCCTCATGGTGTCGACGCTCTCGGTGCTCGGCGGGCCGCTCTCGGCCGGCTCCTGGCTTCACAACGGGGGCCTCTCCATCATGGCCCTCGGCCTCGCCGCTGCCGGCCTGCCCGCCTTCGGCCTCGAGCTGGCACCGCTCGTGCCCCGGCTCGGGCTGATCGTGGCCGCGTTTGGCGGCGCCGTCGTGATAGCGGGAGGAATCGCGTGGTCGGTTGGCGCGTGGCGCTCGGCTGCGAAGGGTGAAGAGAGAGCCTCCCTAGCGCTCCACGGGCCGCTCTGAGCAGCGACGGAAGGTGCGCGATGATCGCCCACCGCGACCACTTCTAGCTCGGCTAACGCGCCTCCCTGGGCTCGTGTCCAGTTTTCAACGGTCGAGAGTTCACGGATTGTGTTGCGTTCGACATCTCGCATAGTGTCAATCTTTATGACACTTCGAAAGCGTGCAGCGGTTCTTCCTTTTCTCTTCCTCGCAGTGGGTCCGGCCGGTTGCTCCGCCGATTCCGAGCCTCTCGGCGACGACAAAACTCCCATCGTCGAGTGCCCGGCGCCAACTGGTCCCGGCACGACGCACGAAAAGAACATCGAGGCCGATGAAGTTTGGAAGAGCGCGGACGGACCGCACATCGTTCCGCGCTCGATTGCCGTTCGCGAGGGCGCGACCCTCACAATCGAGCCGTGTGCGGAGGTTCGCCTCGGGCCCGCCGCGAACCTCACGGTGGCGTATCCGCTCACGCCAAACACCGGCACACTCATCGCCGAAGGGACCGCCGAGAGGCCGATCCGCTTCACCGGCATCGACGGAGGCAAATGGGGGCACGTGCTCGTCGAAGCGCCGGGTGTTGCTTCGTTCCGCCATGTGACCTTCGAGAACGGCGGCAACGACCGATCTCCGTTCCATGCCACGCTCATCGTCCGAGGCAAGGGCGACCTCCCCCTCTACCGCGACGTCCTCGTCGACCACGTGACCATCTCCGGCTCGGTCGGCTTCGGTGCCGTGTTCACGGGCGTCGCAGGGTTCAAAGCCGGATCGACCGACCTCGCGATCACCAAGAGCGGCTCCGGAGACGAGCCCTTCCCGCTGCGCGTCGATCAAAACGGCGTAGGCACCGTGCCGAACGGCAACTACACGGGCAACGGCGTGGACGAGATCCTCATCGCCGTCGAGAAGGAGAGCGATGGCCTCCGAGAGAGCACGACCTTCCGCGATTTCGGTGTCCCTTATCGCGTGGCGGGACAGAGCCTGCGCGTCGAGGAAGGACCGAGTGGCGCCACCGTGCTCAGGATCGATCCGGGCGTCGTCCTGAAGTTCGAGCGAGCGAGCAACCTCGAGGTGGTGCACTTCACGGGTCGCGAAGCGGCGACCGCGAGCCTCGTAGCGGTCGGCACCGCGGAGAAGCCCATCCTCTTCACCTCGGCGGCCGAATCGCCCCGGGGCGGGGATTGGCGAGGGCTATGGTTCGGCAAGATTCCGAGCAAGAACAACAAGCTCGATCACGTCCGAATCGAGTACGCCGGCGCCGACTGCAAATGCGTCCTCGCGGTCTGCAACGACCTGACGGATCACAGCTCGGCCCTCATCCTGACGAACCTCCCCGAAGAGGGATTCTCGGTCACGAACACGGCCTTCTCCGACATCGCGGGCAACGGGATTCTTCGCGCGTGGAGCAACGACTACCAGCCCAGCTTCGTTGCGACGAACACGTTCGAGAGGGTGACCGGGTGCGCCGAAACGCTACCCGCATCCTCGCTCAATGCCTGTCCGAATCCGAAGCCGACGTGTCCGTGAGGCGCTCGTCGCCCTCGTGAGCGGCGTCCCGGCCTCGTCGAGCCCTCGACTTGCGAGGCCGATTCGGGCACATCGGAGGAGCGATGAGCAAGATCGTCTACTCCACCGATCCCGCACTTCAGAAGCGTTGCCCGCGGTGCAAGGAGCTCGAGGTCTCCTGCACCTGCGCCAAGGCCGCTCGCGTGGTCGAGCCGCCCACTGTCGCCAAGCTGCGGCTCGAGAAGTCCGGCCGCGGCGGCAAGACCGTCACCGTGATCTTCGACCTCCCCAACGATCCCGCCTGGCTCGCCGAGCTCGCCGGCAAGCTCAAGAAGGGATGCGGAGTCGGTGGCTCTGCCGGCGAGGGCCGGGTGGAGATCCAGGGCGACCAGCGCGAGAAGCTGCGCGAGCTCCTGCCGAAGCTGGGTTTCAAGACGGTGAAGGGCTGAGGCCCGGCGGCTCTTGGCTGCCGAGCCTTCATCGTTCCTACGACCAAACGTGACCAGGTGCGCCAAACGCCATTTTCCGTTCCTGCGCTGGATGGCTGTCCGGATCCGAAGCCGGCATGTCCGTGAAGCGCTCGTTGCCCTGGCGAGCGCCGACTGCGGTCCCTCCCGATCTTCGCGAGTCCGGTGCGCGATAAGAGCGCCCGCCGCAGCCCCGGCGCACAGAGGATCTATGACCTCGCTTCGTGCGCGCGGGCCGCGTTCCAGGTGCTCGACGCGCTCGGGGTGTCGACCGTCGACTGGGTCGGCAACGCGTGGGGGGCCACGTCGGCGTGGTGGCGGCGAACCAGCAGCCGGCGCGAATCAACTCGCTGGCCGCGATCGCCTCGCCGTTGCAGCCGCTTCCCGGCGACGCCCGCTGGAAGATGCGTTGGCTGCTCCTTCCGATGCTGGAGCTGGGGTTGCAGGGCGTCGCCGCCGAGATCCTCACCAAGACCCTGCTCTCGCCGTCCGCCGGGGCGCGGCTACACGACGAGGTACGCCTGGCCGTGCGGCGCGCTCCGGCGCTCGCCGAGGCGGTGCGCTCGATCTCGCTCGGTCGCGGCGACCTGCTGCCTGACCTGCCGCGCGTCTCCTGTCGCGCGCTGTTCGTGGCGGGCAGCGACGACGCCCTGTGGCCGCCCGAGCTCGCGGCCACCCAGGCCTCCCGCCTCCAGCGCGGTCGCGCCGAGTCGGTTGCCGGAGCCGGCCACGCGGTGCCGCTCGAGCGCCCGCGCGAGACCGCCGCGCTGCTCCGCGCGCACTGGGCGTAGGGGGGCCGTCGCAGATCAGAATCGCGGCGCCGACTCCGGAAATCAGCGAGCTGAGCCGAAGAGCCTCGCCTGGACGGCAATTTTCTCCAAGTCGGGCGGCGCGCCCGCGGGCATAGTCGGGAAAACGGCTATCGCCGACGAAGCGGCTGTGCTCAGCCGTCCCTGCCGGACCCGAGTGAACGCGATGCGCACGACGACGTTGCACGAGGGGACGGTTGACGTCGTCGAGTATTGCTGCACCGCGCGTCCTGGCGATCCCTCCGTCGTCGAGGTGCATCCGCGCTTCTCGATCTCCTACGTGCGCCGGGGGAGCTTCGGGTACAGAAGCCGTGGTGCATCGTTCGAGCTCGTCGCCGGCTCGCTGCTCGTTGGATGGCCGGAGGATGAATACGTGTGCTCGCACGAGCATCACGAAGGCGGCGATGAGTGTCTCTCGTTCGCGTTCGCGCCGGAGATCGTCGACGAGGTCGGCGGCGATCCCGACGCGTGGCAGATCGGCAGCGTCCCGCCATTGCCGGAGTTGGTGGTGCTCGGCGAGCTCGGGCAAGCCGCCGCCGGTGGCGGGAGTGACGTTCGCCTCGACGAGGTCGGTCTCATGCTTGCGGCACGCTTCGTCGAGGTTGTCTCGGGGCGCGAGCGGAGGCCGATCGAAGCCGGCGCACGCGACCGCCGTCGGGCGGTCGAGGCGGCGCTCTGGCTCGACGAGCACGCTCAAGAGGCGATCGATCTCGAGATGACGGCTGGTGAAGCCGGCCTCAGCCCGTTCCACTTCCTTCGGCTGTTCACGAAGGTCGTCGGCGTGACCCCACACCAGTACGTCGTCCGCTCGCGGCTGCGCCGCGCCGCGCGCCTCCTCGTCGACGACGAAAAGAAGCCGATCACCGAGATCGCGTTCGATGCCGGGTTCGGCGATCTTTCGAACTTCATCCGGACATTCCGTAGGGCCGCCGGCATTTCACCGGGAGACTTCCGTCGGGAAGCGCGAAACGACCGCAAGTTCCGCCAAGATCGGTCGCTCGGTCGTTCGCTACGGTGACCCACACATCGACTCCCGTTAGGGGAGCGCAGGAGGTCACCATGTACGATCACATCGGGCTCGCAGTGAAGGACATCGCGCTCAGCGTCCACTTCTACACGGCCGTGCTTGCGCCGCTCGGGTACGTGCTCTGCTCACGCGACGAGGCGAGCGCCGGCTTCGGCCCGAAGGACGCTCCCGCGTTGTGGCTCTACGCATCGAACAAGCCCCGGCCGGCGGCGACGCACGTCGCGTTCAGCGCGAGTACGCACGATGCGGTCGATCGTTTCCATGCTGCGGGAATCGAGGCTGGCGGTCGCGACAACGGGGCGCCCGGGATCCGCGCTGACTATGCACCGACGTATTACGCAGCGTTCCTCGTCGATCCCGACGGAAACAACGTCGAGGCTACCTATATGAGGTGAGCCGTCGCGGTCCGGCACCTTGGCGCGCGCCAAAGAAGGTGGCGCGCGCCCGGTTCACCGGCCCGTGGGTGCAGGAGCTCCTCCTCCCGCCCCGCCGCTGCCCCGCGGAGGACGCGTCCAAGCGTCGGCGATGGGCTATCGTGAGGGCCGTCATGCCGTGGACACTCTTCGAAACTTCGCTCGGAACCTGCGGCCTCGCGTGGAGCGACGCGGGCGTCACATGGGTGCAGCTCCCCGAGGAGACACGGGAGCAGACCAGTGCGCGTCTTCTGACCAAAGCGAAAGAGGCGGGCGCGCACGCCCTCCCGGAATCGACGCCGAAATGGGTGACCGAAACGATCGCGCTCGCACGTGCGCACCTCGATGGACGGCCCCAAGACTTCACGCGGGTTCCCCTCGACCTCTCGAACGTCAGTCCGTTCGCTGCGAAGGTCTATCTGGCGCTCCGACAGGTCCCGGCAGGGTCGACCGTCTCGTACGGTGAGCTCGCGCGTGAAGTCGGATCGCCCGGCGCGGCACGAGCGGTGGGCCGCGCGATGGCGACGAACCCGGTCCCGATCCTCGTGCCCTGTCAGCGTGTGCTCGCCGCGGCGGGCAAGCCGGGCGGGTTCTCTGCGTACGGCGGCGTCTTGACGAAGGAGCGAATGCTCGCGCTCGAGGGCTGGCGACCACGCGACCCGCAGGGGACGCTCTTCTAGACGCCGGTCCTTTCGTGTTGCCGCGATGCTGTCATGCGATTGAAGCGACTCGGAAACGGCGTGAAGAAGCCGTCGACGCCCAAGGCCATGAAGCGCTCCGCGTCGGCCTCCGTCTCGACGAGCCAGGGCCAGAC
The Vulgatibacter incomptus DNA segment above includes these coding regions:
- a CDS encoding VOC family protein, with translation MYDHIGLAVKDIALSVHFYTAVLAPLGYVLCSRDEASAGFGPKDAPALWLYASNKPRPAATHVAFSASTHDAVDRFHAAGIEAGGRDNGAPGIRADYAPTYYAAFLVDPDGNNVEATYMR
- a CDS encoding methylated-DNA--[protein]-cysteine S-methyltransferase; the protein is MPWTLFETSLGTCGLAWSDAGVTWVQLPEETREQTSARLLTKAKEAGAHALPESTPKWVTETIALARAHLDGRPQDFTRVPLDLSNVSPFAAKVYLALRQVPAGSTVSYGELAREVGSPGAARAVGRAMATNPVPILVPCQRVLAAAGKPGGFSAYGGVLTKERMLALEGWRPRDPQGTLF